A stretch of DNA from Candidatus Bathyarchaeota archaeon:
CTCTTTCCTCAATCGCAAGATGTCACTTGCCGACTTTAGATTTTTTTGTGGATACGTTTCGTTCAGAAATTCTAAGAACCGTCTCATGCTTGTTTTTGCAGATTTCTGATAGCTCTTAGATTTTATCGAAGCAAACCAATCCATGAACGCCTTATCTTTCTTGAGTTTTTCGCTCATTTCGACCATTATCATTTACTTGTTTTCACCTCCTTTTAAGTCTTAGGAATCTCAAAAACCTTCTTAGTTTTCCATTGAAAGCCTCAAGGAAAGATTTCGTCAGCTATAAGAATCGCGAATGAGTAGCCAAAAAGATGCTTGAATACCCGTTTCGCTGAACCTTCTTGAACACGCGAGCTATGTGAGTTGAACAACATTTTAATAAATCTTCCATTTATTCTCGTATGTGGGGATAGCAGTGGCAGAAATCGGTTTAAGACCGCGAATGATCGTCAAAGACGTTATGTCTAGCCCCGTCATCACGGTTGGCGAGAGCGAAGCAGTGGACAAAGTAGCAAAGTTTATGGAAGTACAGCAATTAGGCTGCATAATCATAATTGACAAAGATGAAAGGCCCCTGGGAATAATCACAGAAAGAGACCTTGTAACACGAGTTCTAGCCAAAAATAAGCTACCCAGCCAACTCATAGCAAAAGACGTTATGACAACACCTTTGATCACTATTAACCCTAGTGAAACACTCAGCAACGCAGCAAGGCAGATGAGCAGACTTAACGTGCGAAGACTCGGCGTAATTTACAAGGGCAACCTCGTTGGCATCATTTCAAGCAAAGATATTTTAGCCATCACACCAGAGCTCATTGAAACAATTCAAGAGAAGACCCGTATTGAAAACGGAAACATGGAAGAACCCTTAGAAAATCCTCCAATGGCTGGATATTGCGACCGTTGCACACAATGGTCAAGTCGACTGAAGGAAATGGAGGGCGAATTTCTCTGTGAGGACTGCCGCACTGATAGTCGAGGTGAATACTAAAAGGGCTGATTACTTGCTCGTTAAAGAAATAATGAACCACAGCTATCCCTCACTCTATACAGACGAGCTCGCAACAAAAGCAAGAGCAATTCTTCGTGACCAAAACCTTAGAGTTCTACCAATAATTGACGATGAAAGGCGCCTGGTGGGCACTCTTTCACGCCGCAACATTATGACGATAACATCATCTGTCTCACCCATGCGCATTAAAGGAATAATGACAACACCACTCTTCGTCGCCACCATGGAAATGGACGCCTTGCAGGCTTTAAGAGAAATGAACCGTCTTGACAAATGGTATGTCGCTGTGGTGAAATCTTCTCAAAATAAAAATTACGTGGGAATGCTGGGACTGGAGAACTTCATAGTTGCCTTTCTGAAAAAAGATTCTCAAAAACTTTCAAGACCCGTCCTTGAAATCATGTCAAGTGAATTGGTAACTTGTTCACCAGAAGACGAAATTGACAATGTCTGGCGCAGAATGCAAGACCGCAAACTTTCAGGTTACCCAGTCGTGAGAAAAAGAAGATTAGTGGGCATCATCACCCAAGCTAACATGCTCAACAGTGGCTGTTTCTTCCCTGCCTTTGAATCAAAGAAAGGCAGATTTAAGAAATCTTCGAAAATCTCTGCGGTCATAAAAACATCTGTGTTTTCGCTTAAGCCCACTTCTACCATAAGAGAAGCTGCTGAACTCCTACTTGAAAAAAACATAGGACGGTTACCCGTTGTTGACGAGAAAGGCGAGCTTGTCGGCATCGTAGATCGAGAGGATATCACAAAATTACTTGTTTGAGGTTTCAAATTGTCTTATAGCAGAAAAAATGAAAGTTTCAGGCGGACATTGCGGGGAGATGGACCAGTAAAACTGAAGACTCACGCATCTAAGCCACGTGAAGGAGAAATCATGACGATTGCAAAGCGTTCAGTCATCACGGCGTCGCTCACAACGTCTGTCTATGACGTTGTTCAAATTATGGCGACGGAAGGTTTCCGCCGCATACCAATCGTAGATCCCGGAACAAATAGGCTTCAAGGAATAGTTACGAGCACTGATATGGTCAATTATTTTGGCGGAGGCGAAAAATTTCAGATAATCCAACAAAAATTCAAAGGCTCCTTCTTCAAAGCAATAAACGAATCAATTAAGTCCATCATGCAATCAAATCCACCATCAATTGAAACCACTGCCACCATAGGCGACGCAATTAGACTAATGAAGCAACACGGCGTAGGTGGCTTACCCATATTAGACCATGCAGATCGCGTGTGGGCCATAGTTACTGAAAGAGATATGGTAAGGATTTTTAAGAGTAAAATAAGCGGAGCCAAAATTGCTGATTTGATGACAAAAAACGTGGTAACCGCAAATCCTAGAACGACAATATTTGAAGCTGAAAGAACAATGGTAGAGAAGAGCTTCCGCCGCCTACCTATTATTTCTGATGGAAAAATTGTTGGCATAGTGACTGCCATGGATGTGGTTAGGTTCTTTGGTTCGGGCAAAGTATTCCAACATCTACGCTCCGGAACTATGCTTCAAGTCCTTCAAACCCCTGCCTTAGAAATAGGCGTCAAGGACCTGATTACCATTATGCCTAGCGCAGATTTGAGCGAAGCAGCAAGAATCATGAACGAAAAAAATATTGGTGCACTATTAGTCGTTGATGATGAACGGCTGGTTGGTATAATTACAGAACGTGACTTCTTTAAACTCATCAGCGAATAGAACGCCTGCACATGTCTCTTAAGTCATGTCATGATTGCTGCTTCGTCAACTACCTAATTTCTAAAGATCGCTTTTGGCGCCAACAAAAATGCGATTACGTTGACCCAGAACATGTGACCTGCAACAAATTCAAGCCGGAAACAAAGGGACCATTAGACGGATACACCTGACAAAAAAGGGGGCTTGCGGCTCATTGCATTTGTGAAAGGGAGAGCTGAAATAATCAGACTTTCTTCCATGCATTCACTAAGATTCACTCATAAACCGCAAGCCAAAAAAGGAATGGGATGAGTTTGTATTTAACCGATGCGAAGCAAAGTATCTTATGAAACTGGAGAGGTGGGTGAAAGAAAACTTTGACCGTTGACCTTGTTCTTTACAACGCGAAAGTCTACTGTGAAGGCGAAATCGTAGACGCTGGAATTGCGGTTGAAGAAGGCAAGATAGTTAAGGTTGCGAAAGAACTGAATTTGCCCCCTGCTTCTGATAGAATAGACTTGAATAGATGTTTAGCGCTTCCCGGCTTAATTGACGTGCACGTTCATCTCCGTGGTCAACTGCAGGCTTTTGAGGAAGACTTTTTCACTGGAACGGCGGCTGCTATTGCAGGCGGTATCACATCAGTTCTTGATATGCCTAACAACAAGCCAGTAACTATGGATTCATCTTCTCTTAGAGAACGGATGCGAGTGGCTAAGCGTCGCATATTGGCAAATGTAGGTTTCTACTCTGCATTCCCTGAAAATCTAGACGAAATTGGCAAAGTGGTCAGAGAAGGGGCGATGGCTTTCAAGCTTTATCTTGCCGCTCAGATAGGTGGACTTGACATCAATGATGATGAAGCCTTGCTACGCGCCTTCAATATGGTCAGTGAGCTTGGAGTTCCTGTGGCGGTTCATGCCGAAGACAATGAAACGGTGGAGAATGTTGCAAAGGCTGAACAGCGGCTTGGGCATAATGATGTTGAAGCATACCTCAAAGCACACACGCCTGAAGTAGAGACTAAAGCGGTTGAAAGAATCCTTAAAATTGCTTTCAAATCTAATGTGCAAATTCACTTCTGTCACATCAGCTCCAAAAAAGCAGTTAGCCTCATTTATAACGCAAGAAAAAACGGGTTGAGAGTTAGTTGTGAAGTCACGCCGCATCACTTGTTATTGACATCTGAAGACTTGAAACAGCAAAGCACAATGTTGCTTACCGACCCTCCAGTGAGAAGCAAAAACATTGTAGAGGAGCTTTGGAACACAGTAAGAAATGGTCAAGTTGACATTATAGCATCCGACCATGCACCACACCTAGTAACCGAGAAAAAAGCAGATTCTGTCTGGGACGTGAAGCCAGGAATTCCTGGACTTGAAACATCATTGCCGTTGCTTTTAACGAAAGTGAATGAAGGGCAACTTACTTTGGATGATTTGGTCAGGTTGACAGCTGAAAAACCAGCCAAAATATTCCGCTTTAACGGCGACGGGTTTTTAAAGGAAGACTACAACGCCAATATCACAGTTGTTGATATGCATCGACGAGTCAAAATAGATGCGAGCAGGTTTTGTTCGAAGGCAAAATATTCTCCTTTTCATGGTTGCCAGGTGAAGGGCATGCCAGTGAAGACGTTTGTAAATGGACTATTGGTTATGGATGAAGGAGAAATCGTCGCTGAAGCAGGAGTTGGTAGAGTTCTGCACAGGCAAGCTTTGCGATAGAATATACGGTTTTTCAGATGTCTTTGCTTTTCCGTTTAGAAACGTATGAAATGTCTTGATGAGTCACATATCCCATTCTTTGAAAGAGTTTGAGTGATTCTTCGTTTGGCGTTTCAATTAACGCGCAGAAAATTGCGGCGCCATATTTTTCTAGGGTTTTCTCTACCATGTTAATGAGCTGCTGAGCGATTCCTCTCCGCTTATATTCAGGGTCTACTGCTAGGCGGTTTATCCATCCCTTCATTCTTCCTTCATAGCTGCCGATCACAACTCCTACAAGCTTTTCTTCGTGGAAAGCACCGATGAAGAACTCTGGAAAAGCTTTCATCTGCTTCTCCATCATTTGTTTGCTGTCTCTGCCTTTCGGCTTGAAGGGTAAGCCTACTTGCTTCCAAAGCTCAATTATGGTGTCGTAATTTTCGATGGTCAAGGTTTGGATTCTTATTTGTTTCAATCCCTATCCTTCGCAATTATTGATGTCAATCCTCGGATAAGTGAACATCGTTTCAAATAGCTTTAACTGTCTCTCCGAATACCTTTTTTGCTTATGTACTCTTACGCTTTTGATGCTCCAATAATTCCATTACTAAACGCGTGCACATGTTTGGGTGGTTCGAGATGAAAATATCATTTGACTTGGCGGCAGAAATCTATGACAAAACAAGGGGTCCTCCCGAGCAAGTTATGAAGCAACTTGTCAAAACACTGATCGACGAATTGCACGGCTACAACACAGTTTTGGATGCTGGTGTTGGAACTGGAAGATTTTCTAAGTCTTTACAGGACAACGGATTTGAGGTAGTAGGCGTGGACATCGCCAAGAAGATGATAGACAAGGCGGTGGAAAAAGATGTACGTGATTTGCTTCAAGGTGATGTGTGCTTTCTTCCTTTTAGAGACGACTCTTTCGACGTTACGGTTTGCATACATATTCTTCATCTAATCAGTGAGTGGAAAATGGCTCTACAGGAAATCTGCAGAGTTACTCAAAAACTTATGGTTTCAATAATTTATGTGCTTAAAAACCCGATTAGAGAAACCTATAACCGACTGCTCAGAAACTACGGATATGAAAGCCGTAGACTTGGGAAAGGAGAATGGGAACTGAAAGACTTAGTCAAGCCTTCAAAGTCGGTGTTTGTGGCTTCTTATACTAATAACGCGGATGAGCGCCTTGCTTATTTGAGCCAAAGAGCCTATTCAAGTCAATGGGAAATCCCAGAAGCCATAAACAAGAAAGTTGTGGACGAACTGAAAAGCCAGTTTGCTGGCAAAGTGTTCCCTCAAGAACTGCGCATCTTAATATGGGACATAAATGACCTGAGAGCCTTCTCCAACGGTTCTACCTAGACGCTTCTTGGAACTTAAAAGTAGCCTAAGCATTCCTAAAACATGGATAATAATTCTGTCAAAAGAAGTGTTTTATGAAGGAAACAAGATAATGTAAAATCGAGAAGGTGAGAAGGATTGAAGTTTATCACAAACGGTATGCTGGGCAAGCTAACACGATGGCTACGCATGCTAGGCCACAATGTAGAATATGCTAATAACATAGAAGATAAATTACTTGTAGAAATTGCAAAAACAGAAAAACGCGTCCTCTTAACACGAGACGTTGAACTATATCGACAAGCAACGAGTCAACATGCAGAAGCTTTTCTCGTCAAAGGAAAAAACGAGGCAGAACGACTCGCAGCTCTCTCAAAACAGTTCAACCTAAAGCTTGAACTCAACCCTGACGCTTCTCGGTGCCCTAAATGCAACGCCAAAATAAAATCTGTTAAGAAAGATAAAATCTTCGACAAAATCCCGCCCTCAACCAAAACTTATTACAAAGAGTTTTGGGAATGCCCAAAATGTGGAAAAATCTATTGGCAAGGAGCCCACTGGAAAAGAATTACTGAAACATTGAAAGAAGCAAATAAAATGCTAGATGGGTAACAAGGCAGCTTATTTTTCTTGAAGAAGCCATTTAAGCGGTATATCTTGAAACGTGCCGTCCGGCAACGTTCTGCGAATAGTCATGGGAAGCATACCGCTTTCAAGTTCACTCAGGGCAATATCAATGGGGCTAGAAAGAGTGGAAGGCTCTACAAGGAGGGGGGCACCCATAGCGACTTGAAGCGCCCTAGCACCAACTATGCGAGCCTTCTCGAAACGTGTTAACTTCGGAGGACCTATTTGGATTTTATTGTGGGAAGACGTCTCCTTAAAACTCCCCACCGCCAGGAGGCATCCCGCCCATACCGCCCATACCACCCATACCACCCATACCACCCATGCCTCCAGGACCGCCCGGAGGTCCAGCAGGCATTTTCGCTTTGCCGGATGCGATGATGTCGTCGATCTTCAAGATCATTGTTGCGGCTTCAGTTGCGGATTTTATAATTTGCTTCTTTACGGCGAGGGGTTCGTAAACGTCTGCTTTGTTCATGTCGCCTACTTTGCCGTTGAAAACGTCTACTCCTGCCCATGTCTGCTTCTTTTCGTGGCGTGCCCTTAACTCAGATATGATATCTATTGGGTCTAGTCCTGCGTTTTCAGCTAAAGTCGTCGGTATTGCTTCTAATGCTTCTGCAAAACGCATTACTGCTAGTTGCTCTCTTCCAGGTAAGGTTTCTGCGTAGTTTTTCAATATTCTTCCTGCTTCAAGTTCTGGTGCGCCTCCGCCCGCTACAATTCTTGGTTCTTTCACTACGTCTCTGATGACGCAGAGGGCGTCGTGTATTGAGCGTTCAGCTTCATCTACGATGCGTTCTGTTCCGCCGCGTATTAGAATTGTTACCGAGTGGGGGTGCTTGCATCCTTCAATGAAGGTCATTTTATCGTCGCCTATCTTGCGTTCTTCCACGACTGCAGCGTAGCCAAGGTCTTTCTTGGTTATGCTATCTAAGTTGCTAACAATTTTTCCACCAGTGGCTTTAGTCAAGCCTTCCATGTCTGACTTTTTGACCCGCCGCACCGCTAGAATATTCTTTCTCGCCATGAAATGTTGGGCTAAGTCGTCGATGCCCTTTTGGCAAATGACCACACTTGCGCCTACTTTCGCGAGTTTGTTCACCATTGCTTTTATCATGTTTTCTTCTTGTTTAAGGAAAGCTTCCATTTGTTCGGGGCTTTCAATGTTGATTTTTGCGTCAAATTCAGTTTTCTCAATCTCTAAAGCGGTGTCAAGCAACGCTATTTTCGCTTTTTCAACTAGTTTTGGCATTCCTGAGTGAACTATTTCTTTGTCAACTACGATGCCATTGATGAGCTTGGTTCCCCTAATGGATTCGCCCGGCTTCTTCTGGATTTTCACGTCGTCCAAGTCGACCTTGTATTCTGTTCCAGTTTTTTCTGCCACGGAAAGAATAGCGTCCACCGCCAAGTCCGCAAGATAGTCACGGCTTTCTGATACGAGTTTGCTTGCCATGGAAGTCATGGCTATTTTTTTGAGGAATTTCTTGTTTGTAGAGTCTACTTTGATAGCGATTTTCTCCAGTGTTTCTAGAGCTTTTTCAGCTGCCTTTTTGTATCCGTCTATGATAACGGTGGGATGAACGCTTTTGTTGATGAGGTCTTCAGCTAGTGATAGGAGCTCGCCTGAGAAGACTACGGCTGTAGTTGTGCCGTCGCCGACCTCGTTGTCTTGGGTTTTAGCCACTTCTACCATCATTTTGGCTGCTGGATGTTGTATGTCCATTTCGTCTAAAATTGTGCGTCCGTCGCTTGTTATAGTGACGTCGCCGAAACTGTCAACGAGCATTTTGTCCATACCTTTCGGGCCGAGTGAGGATTTTACGGCTTCTGCGACGATTTTTGCTGCCATAATGTTGGCGTGTTGAGCTTCTCTTCCTTTTGATCTTGAGGAGCCTTCACGGAGAATTAAAACAGGAGTTCCTGATAGTCCTACTGACAATTTTACATACACCTTCTTTCTTTTATTACGCGGAACAACAGAAACAGCTTAGCAATATAAATTTTTCTAAAGCCTGTCGCTGGCAGCCCTCAATTTCACTTCAAATTCTAAAGGTTGGTGTGATAAAGATTAAGGACATTTAGAAACTTCCATCAATCAAAGGCATTCTCTCAATATCAAGTGATCTCTTTTTCAATCATTGTTGTAATTTCAACAGCAACGACAATGTTCTTTTTTAGCTCATCCATATCCGGTGAAACGTTTCTGTAAAGCTCTATCGCTCCGCGGTCTCTAGTCCTTATCAGAATCAGGTTAGTAGGATAGAAATAGTGACCAAATATATCTTTGCTTCGCAATGATTCTTCATTTGAACTAGGCAAGTGCTTAGTGTGTATTTGAGTGAAAACTACTTTGCCTTCAAACTTTTGTGCTACTTCTGTTGCTAATTCGTTCAGCTTCGGTTTCTGCTTTTCACATGCTGAGCACCCATCCCTAGCAATAGCGACAACATAGACTTTTCCAAGGTCGGGAGCCAAATATTCTAAGGAAGATTTGCCTGTCTCTGAAATCTCCCTCTCAAGCTCAGCGAACTCAATCTTGCCAATTTTCATAGAGTCTTATCAGCCAAAAAAATATCTAAACAATCTGATAATACTTTGACCAAGCTATGTTTTGGCTTCTCCAGAATGGTAATCTCCATGCAAATCACCGCTGCTTTGACAAAACAAGTTTCGATAGTACGCACTGAAATAGGAGCCAACGGATTTAAATCTTGATTTTTTCCTTAAATTGGTCCATGCGCAAAGGCACTTATTACAAAGAGAAGCTTTCAGCTAATAAGCTTCTTAGATGTTATGAGATAGCTCCTCCAAGGATTAAACAGTATCTTGACGCAGAAGTCCAATTCGTCATTTCTAACTTTCATGGTACAGATTTGGTTCTTGAACTTGGATGTGGTTATGGTAGAGTTATGAAAGCGGTATCACAGTTTGTTTCACATATTGTTGGAAATGATATTTCCAAGGAAAGCTTAGAACTAGCAAGGTCATATATGAGAAGTCACAAAAACTATAGCGTGTTTCTGATGGATGCATCTCAAATGTCATTTCGTTCATGCATTTTTGATGCTGTGTTTTGTATTCAAAACGGCATATCTGCACTTGGGGTCAATAAGAAACGGCTCATCGCCGAATCGGTAAGAGTGACAAAAGACGATGGAGTTATTCTCTTTTCTAGTTATTCTCCAAAAATATGGGAAGCTCGTGTGGAATGGTTTAGACAACAATCACGAGTTGGTCTTATAGGAGAGATAGATGAGGAAAAGACCTGCGACGGAACTATTGTGTGCACGGACGGTTTTGAGGCCACTACTGTAAGCAACGACCAATTCGCCAGTTTGTTTGATGAATCTGGGTTGAATGCGTCTATCATTGAAGTTGACGAATCTAGCATTTTCTGTAATGTTATTAAAGGGAAGTAGTTTGTGCTTGGATTGCACATAATATAGTATGGTCCTTAGTTTACGGCTTTTTGAGTACAGAGCGAGATTTGGAAGTTTATGAAATCTTTAATTGATTTATAAATTTGAGAATTAATTGAATCTAGTGTGCTTGTTACAAAAATATGTGAGTGTTAAAAAAAATAGAGAAGGGAGGAACTATGGACCAGTAGCTAGTATGTCCTCTTCTGGCGGCAGCGTTTTGATTAGTCCATGTTTCATTAGGAGGTGAGTTGACTCTCTTGCGTTCTTGATGATGGCTACAGCTCTTTCCCACAGTTCTTGTTTGGAGGGTTTGATACGTGCGACACCTTCTTTTATGCTTTGTAGGGCGCAGGCAACTGCCTCCCGTGGGTAGACTTCCCATTCTTCCATGCGTGGGGCGATGTCGTTTTCGTTTATGCCTCTCTCTTCAGCGAACTGGGCTAGCTCGTTGGCTGCGGCTACGCACATGTCGTCTGTTACTGTGGTGGCTTTGACATCTAGGACGCCGCGGAATATAGCTGGAAAGCCTAGGCTGTTGTTGATTTGGTTGGGGAAGTCGCTGCGTCCTGTGCCTATTATTCGTGCGCCTGCTTCTTTTGCTTCCCATGGCCAGATTTCTGGGATGGGGTTAGCGCAGGCGAAGACTATGCTGTTTGTAGCCATTTGGCTTATCCATTCTTTTTTGATGGTGCCTGGGCCTGGTTTGCTGGCGGCTACCATCGCGTCTGCGCCTTTGAGGGCTGCTGCCATGTCGCCTGTTCTGCCTTCTGCGTTGGTTTTCTGGGTTAGATCGTATTTCCACGGGTTTTCTTCTTTTATTTTTTCTATGTCGGGTCTTCCGGGGTGGAGGATGCCTTTGGAGTCGACGAGAATAATATTTCCTGGTTTGAATCCGGCGCGGAAGAGGACGTAGGCGGTACGAGTGTTGGCAGAGCCGACGCCTATGAGGGTGATGAGGGCTTCGGAGGGTTTTTTGCCTACGATCTTCAGCGCATTAAGCAAGCCTGCTAGGATGACTGTTGCGGTGCCTTGTTGGTCATCGTGCCAAACGGGTATGTTGAGTTTTTTGCGGGCTTGGTCTAGTACATAGAAGCATTTGGGTTTGCTAATGTCTTCGAGGTTTATGCCACCGAAAGTAGGCTCGATAAGCTCACAAGCATGGACAATTTCATCGGGGTCTTTGGTATTGAGGCAAATTGGAAACGCGTCAACCCCGCCTAGGTATTTGAAGAGTAATGCTTTGCCTTCCATGACGGGCATGCCTGCCTTAGGGCCAATATCGCCTAGGCCGAGGACGCGGGTGCCATCGCTGACTACAGCTACATAGTTAGCTCGGTTGGTTTGGGTCCAGACTTCCGATGGATTTTCTTTAATTTTGCGGCAGCTGGCGGCGACACCTGGGGTGTACCAGAT
This window harbors:
- a CDS encoding CBS domain-containing protein, which produces MAEIGLRPRMIVKDVMSSPVITVGESEAVDKVAKFMEVQQLGCIIIIDKDERPLGIITERDLVTRVLAKNKLPSQLIAKDVMTTPLITINPSETLSNAARQMSRLNVRRLGVIYKGNLVGIISSKDILAITPELIETIQEKTRIENGNMEEPLENPPMAGYCDRCTQWSSRLKEMEGEFLCEDCRTDSRGEY
- a CDS encoding CBS domain-containing protein, which translates into the protein MRTAALIVEVNTKRADYLLVKEIMNHSYPSLYTDELATKARAILRDQNLRVLPIIDDERRLVGTLSRRNIMTITSSVSPMRIKGIMTTPLFVATMEMDALQALREMNRLDKWYVAVVKSSQNKNYVGMLGLENFIVAFLKKDSQKLSRPVLEIMSSELVTCSPEDEIDNVWRRMQDRKLSGYPVVRKRRLVGIITQANMLNSGCFFPAFESKKGRFKKSSKISAVIKTSVFSLKPTSTIREAAELLLEKNIGRLPVVDEKGELVGIVDREDITKLLV
- a CDS encoding CBS domain-containing protein; protein product: MSYSRKNESFRRTLRGDGPVKLKTHASKPREGEIMTIAKRSVITASLTTSVYDVVQIMATEGFRRIPIVDPGTNRLQGIVTSTDMVNYFGGGEKFQIIQQKFKGSFFKAINESIKSIMQSNPPSIETTATIGDAIRLMKQHGVGGLPILDHADRVWAIVTERDMVRIFKSKISGAKIADLMTKNVVTANPRTTIFEAERTMVEKSFRRLPIISDGKIVGIVTAMDVVRFFGSGKVFQHLRSGTMLQVLQTPALEIGVKDLITIMPSADLSEAARIMNEKNIGALLVVDDERLVGIITERDFFKLISE
- a CDS encoding dihydroorotase family protein; this translates as MTVDLVLYNAKVYCEGEIVDAGIAVEEGKIVKVAKELNLPPASDRIDLNRCLALPGLIDVHVHLRGQLQAFEEDFFTGTAAAIAGGITSVLDMPNNKPVTMDSSSLRERMRVAKRRILANVGFYSAFPENLDEIGKVVREGAMAFKLYLAAQIGGLDINDDEALLRAFNMVSELGVPVAVHAEDNETVENVAKAEQRLGHNDVEAYLKAHTPEVETKAVERILKIAFKSNVQIHFCHISSKKAVSLIYNARKNGLRVSCEVTPHHLLLTSEDLKQQSTMLLTDPPVRSKNIVEELWNTVRNGQVDIIASDHAPHLVTEKKADSVWDVKPGIPGLETSLPLLLTKVNEGQLTLDDLVRLTAEKPAKIFRFNGDGFLKEDYNANITVVDMHRRVKIDASRFCSKAKYSPFHGCQVKGMPVKTFVNGLLVMDEGEIVAEAGVGRVLHRQALR
- a CDS encoding GNAT family N-acetyltransferase, yielding MKQIRIQTLTIENYDTIIELWKQVGLPFKPKGRDSKQMMEKQMKAFPEFFIGAFHEEKLVGVVIGSYEGRMKGWINRLAVDPEYKRRGIAQQLINMVEKTLEKYGAAIFCALIETPNEESLKLFQRMGYVTHQDISYVSKRKSKDI
- a CDS encoding class I SAM-dependent methyltransferase; amino-acid sequence: MKISFDLAAEIYDKTRGPPEQVMKQLVKTLIDELHGYNTVLDAGVGTGRFSKSLQDNGFEVVGVDIAKKMIDKAVEKDVRDLLQGDVCFLPFRDDSFDVTVCIHILHLISEWKMALQEICRVTQKLMVSIIYVLKNPIRETYNRLLRNYGYESRRLGKGEWELKDLVKPSKSVFVASYTNNADERLAYLSQRAYSSQWEIPEAINKKVVDELKSQFAGKVFPQELRILIWDINDLRAFSNGST
- a CDS encoding Mut7-C RNAse domain-containing protein; the encoded protein is MKFITNGMLGKLTRWLRMLGHNVEYANNIEDKLLVEIAKTEKRVLLTRDVELYRQATSQHAEAFLVKGKNEAERLAALSKQFNLKLELNPDASRCPKCNAKIKSVKKDKIFDKIPPSTKTYYKEFWECPKCGKIYWQGAHWKRITETLKEANKMLDG
- a CDS encoding DNA-directed RNA polymerase subunit K, translated to MGSFKETSSHNKIQIGPPKLTRFEKARIVGARALQVAMGAPLLVEPSTLSSPIDIALSELESGMLPMTIRRTLPDGTFQDIPLKWLLQEK
- a CDS encoding TCP-1/cpn60 chaperonin family protein, with protein sequence MSVGLSGTPVLILREGSSRSKGREAQHANIMAAKIVAEAVKSSLGPKGMDKMLVDSFGDVTITSDGRTILDEMDIQHPAAKMMVEVAKTQDNEVGDGTTTAVVFSGELLSLAEDLINKSVHPTVIIDGYKKAAEKALETLEKIAIKVDSTNKKFLKKIAMTSMASKLVSESRDYLADLAVDAILSVAEKTGTEYKVDLDDVKIQKKPGESIRGTKLINGIVVDKEIVHSGMPKLVEKAKIALLDTALEIEKTEFDAKINIESPEQMEAFLKQEENMIKAMVNKLAKVGASVVICQKGIDDLAQHFMARKNILAVRRVKKSDMEGLTKATGGKIVSNLDSITKKDLGYAAVVEERKIGDDKMTFIEGCKHPHSVTILIRGGTERIVDEAERSIHDALCVIRDVVKEPRIVAGGGAPELEAGRILKNYAETLPGREQLAVMRFAEALEAIPTTLAENAGLDPIDIISELRARHEKKQTWAGVDVFNGKVGDMNKADVYEPLAVKKQIIKSATEAATMILKIDDIIASGKAKMPAGPPGGPGGMGGMGGMGGMGGMGGMPPGGGEF
- a CDS encoding class I SAM-dependent methyltransferase, with protein sequence MRKGTYYKEKLSANKLLRCYEIAPPRIKQYLDAEVQFVISNFHGTDLVLELGCGYGRVMKAVSQFVSHIVGNDISKESLELARSYMRSHKNYSVFLMDASQMSFRSCIFDAVFCIQNGISALGVNKKRLIAESVRVTKDDGVILFSSYSPKIWEARVEWFRQQSRVGLIGEIDEEKTCDGTIVCTDGFEATTVSNDQFASLFDESGLNASIIEVDESSIFCNVIKGK
- a CDS encoding NADP-dependent malic enzyme yields the protein MTEEKVTVEQLLEKAKRPAKLALAYHPFYEGKVQVMPKCAIRSPADFAIWYTPGVAASCRKIKENPSEVWTQTNRANYVAVVSDGTRVLGLGDIGPKAGMPVMEGKALLFKYLGGVDAFPICLNTKDPDEIVHACELIEPTFGGINLEDISKPKCFYVLDQARKKLNIPVWHDDQQGTATVILAGLLNALKIVGKKPSEALITLIGVGSANTRTAYVLFRAGFKPGNIILVDSKGILHPGRPDIEKIKEENPWKYDLTQKTNAEGRTGDMAAALKGADAMVAASKPGPGTIKKEWISQMATNSIVFACANPIPEIWPWEAKEAGARIIGTGRSDFPNQINNSLGFPAIFRGVLDVKATTVTDDMCVAAANELAQFAEERGINENDIAPRMEEWEVYPREAVACALQSIKEGVARIKPSKQELWERAVAIIKNARESTHLLMKHGLIKTLPPEEDILATGP